The genomic region GGATTGTTTTTTGTATCCAGCCTTTTTCTTCCAGTTCGTTTATTGCTTTTATTACGGTTGGTTTGCTTATTCCGCAGCATTTGGCAATGTAGTTTAGTGACGGCCATGATTGACGATCTCCGTTGGCACAACGAGCTAAAAATAACCTCACAAGTTTTGCTTTGTCTGAAAGGTCAGAGGAAAACACATCGTTATAGTCCCAAAACCAATTTTTACGGCGGTTGTCGTTTAAGTAGATTTTGGGTTCTGTAATTTGAATATCGGGCATTTTTATCCCTCCATAATTTTCTTCTTTAAAAAAGAAAAGCTCGGCATAAATACCGAACCTAACAATAGTAGCTTTTGGGCCGTATCTAGGGGTAGGGGTGCTGGTGGTTAACACATGGGAAAATATATTAATTACAAATATTTACAGCTTACGTTGACACGGCTTATTTTGGTAGCTATACTGATATAAACAGTACATAGAGGCTGGGGAGGGGTGACATTGAAAAAGCAAACAGAATATTGGGTTGCAGAATCAGAGGAAGATATTCTCACAGCTAAGATATTATTAAGGTCTGGAAGATTGCTGGAAAGTGCTTTTTTCTGCCACCTTGCATTAGAAAAAATGTTAAAAGCATTTATAGTTGAAAGACAAGACGAAATACCTCCCAAAAGCCATAATCTTTTGGTATTAGCTAAAAAGTCAGGAATACACAAACAGATGGATGAAGAAACCATAGACTTACTCGCCGAAGTACAGCCATTCAATATCGAAGGCAGGTATCCTGAAACAAGAGAGAAGCTGCTAAGAAACACTCCGACAGCAAGATTTGCAGATATTGTGAGCAAAACGGAGGAAAAGATAAAATGGTTCAAACAAATGCTGTAAAGGAAAATATCAATAAATTAATTAATGATCTACAGAAAAAAAATATTCGTGTAAGCTATATCGTTTTATACGGTTCTCATGCTAAAGGAAGGGCAGGAAAAGACAGTGACATAGACATTGCTGTTATATCTCCTGATTTTGGCCAAAACCCTTTAAACGATAGCAAAGTTGTTTATAAGTCAATTTTTAATCTTGATATAGAGCCAAACTTTGATGTCAAAACCTACTCCCCGGAAGAATTTGAGAAAAACAACCATTATTTTGTGCAAGAAATAAAGCGAACTGGTAAAAAAATATATCCTTCAGTGTAAAATACCGCCTATCCCGGCGGTTTTTTCTTCTGGCAGATGTTAAAAATCTGCCAGAGCCTTAGGGTTTTTTACCGCTGGCTTTGGTTTTTCAATGAGTGGTTCTTCTTTTTTAGGTTTTTCATCCGGCTTGTCATTTATTGAGATACCACTTGCCAGTAATTTAGTGACGGCCATGATTGACGATCTCCGTTGGCACAACGAGCTAAAAATAACCTCACAAGTTTTGCTTTGTCTGAAAGGTCAGAGGAAAACACATCGTTATAGTCCCAAAACCAATTTTTACGGCGGTTGTCATTTAAGTAGATTTTGGGTTCTGTAATTTGAATATCGGGCATTTTTATCCCCCTTTTGGCTCAGATGTTTCTCTTAAAAAATAAAAGCCTACGGGATATACCGTGGGCATGTTTTAGAAGTCGATAAAACCTTCCAAAAGAGTTGATAAACCGCTGTTTTCTTCTTGCTTTTCTTCCTTTTGGACGGTAATTACCTTGATATTTTTAATTTCGTTCTGTATTTGTTCAAACCCCAGTTTTATTTCTTCCTGCAAGGACAAAAAGAGAGCTTCAAAGCGTAAACC from Desulfotomaculum nigrificans DSM 574 harbors:
- a CDS encoding HEPN domain-containing protein, whose translation is MTLKKQTEYWVAESEEDILTAKILLRSGRLLESAFFCHLALEKMLKAFIVERQDEIPPKSHNLLVLAKKSGIHKQMDEETIDLLAEVQPFNIEGRYPETREKLLRNTPTARFADIVSKTEEKIKWFKQML
- a CDS encoding nucleotidyltransferase domain-containing protein, translated to MVQTNAVKENINKLINDLQKKNIRVSYIVLYGSHAKGRAGKDSDIDIAVISPDFGQNPLNDSKVVYKSIFNLDIEPNFDVKTYSPEEFEKNNHYFVQEIKRTGKKIYPSV